Genomic DNA from Acidimicrobiales bacterium:
GATCCGTCGTGGCCATGGGGCGGCAAGAACTCGATGTATCGCTTCCATGTCGAGGATCCGATCCGCTTCCGAACCGAGGTCAGGGTGACCATCGAAACCGGCCACGACAATGCGCTGGCCAACGACTACTCGAGCACCGCCTACTGGTACCAGCGCAGTCGGAGCCAGCCGCTCACACCATTGCCGCCGCTCGCCGACCGGCTGCCACGACCTGATGTGGACATCCACGGCCGAGGCTGATCTCCAACAGTGCCAGGCGCTGCTGGGGCGTCACGACCTCAGGCGCGGTTGCTCCAATTGGGGTCGCGTCCCACGAACGCCATGAGGCGACGGACCGGGTCGGGGCCGGGATCGCCGGGAAACCTCGGTCCGTAGTGGCCGGAGTTGCGGAGCATGTCCTCCATCTGCTCCATGCCGGTCACCATCTCCTCGCAGACGGCCGGATCGAGGCCGTCATCGACCCCGGCCGACCGGGCGAGGTCCCACGTGTGCATGAACACGTCGCCGAGGTAGACCTGCGCCACGATCTCGGCGATCGACTTGGTGCCGAGGAACTCGTGTGTGATCGTCTCGCCTCCCCGATCGGCGAGCAGGGATCGCAAGGCAGCATCTTGTGTCCGCCATGATCCGACCGGGTCGTCGAGCGTGCCCATCGGAATCTCCACTCCGCACGAGCCGAGCAGGCCGGGGAGCCACGTGGTGAGGTGGTCAACGATGTCACGGGCACGCCACTCGGGAACCGGGGTGGGGGCGTCCCAGTCGTTCACCGAGTCGACGACGGCGCCAAACCGGTCGGCGATGGCCGGGTAATCGGAAGCGTCCATGATCTTCAGTCCTCTCCGACGGCGATCAGCGCGTCGAGTTTGGTGACGGCGTCGATGACGGCCTCGGGGTAGCGGATCACGACGGCTCCTCGCTGAGTTGTTCGAGGACGGCATCGAGACGTCGATAGCGGTCCTCGGCTCGCTGGCGGTACCGCTCGATCCAGGCCGTCATGAGGTCGAAGACCTCGGCCTCGAGATGCACCGGACTCCGGTGTGCCCCTGTGGTGCGGCTGACGAGCCCGGCCGATTCGAGCACCTTGAGGTGTTTCGACACGGCCTGGACGCTGATGTCGTAGGGCGCCGCGAGCGCCGACACCGTTTCGTCACCGTCTGCCAATCGAGCGACCGAGTCTCGGCGGACCGGATCGGAGAGGGCGGCGAAGACCCGGTCGAGCGTTGCGGCTGCGGTCACGATGCGAACGGTAGACAGGTGATGCAGTCATGTCACCCAGTTGGTTGACATTGGCTCTCGTCCTGGAGTCCTGCGGCGGTGTCGGTTGCGTGCCTGCCGGGCCGCCTCGGAAGATCGAGCGTGCTCTCGTCGCCTGAGAACCGAGGGCGTCGAACCTGACCGATGATTTCGCGTCGTCGGTCTCGTCTACACATCAGACACCCACCGATTCGGAGGCTTCACGATGTCCGTTCACCCCTACCTCGTCTTCACGAACACCACCCGGGAGGCGATGACCCGCTATCACGAGATCCTCGGTGGCGATCTCCAGATCATGGGATTCGATGAGTTGCCCCCAGGCGAGGAGATGCCGCCGTTCGAGATCCCCGCCGGCACCGTGATGCACGCCGCGCTGATGTTCGGCGACGGCGACCTGATCATGGCGTCCGATGATCCCACGGGCGATGGCGGGGCCATGAAGGGATTCGCCGTCAACCTGACGCTGACCGATCACGACGAGGCCCGGCGGATCTTCGAGGCGTTGGCCGACGGCGGAGAGATCCAGATGCCGCTCGGCGAGACGTTCTGGTCGCCGCTGTTCGGGTCGTGCCAGGACCGCTTCGGTGTGTCCTGGATGGTCAACATCGAAGGTGAGCAGCCCTGATGCCACCTGGTCGTCGGCGTATGAGGCAGTTGGTCGACTTCGAGTTGGTCGGCGAGCTGTGCCGGGCCGTGCTGGCCGCTCGTCGCCTCGGTTGCCACCTCGTGATCGTCGACCCCGACCCGGCGGTCGCGGAACTGCTTGACCTCGCCGGCGTTGGCGACCTCGTCGAGCGGCGCCGCTGCGTTCGGGCCGACGCTTGCGGTCACGGAGTCCGGAGATACCTACGATGACGGCCATGCCGAACCCTGCGGTGGTGCCTGACGCGGCCGAGTTCGAGGCGCACCGCCGCGCCCTGACCGGCTACTGCTACCGGATGCTCGGCTCGGGGTTCGAAGCGGAGGACGCCGTCCAGGAGACCATGGTCCGGGCGTGGCAAGCCGCCGATCGGTTCGAAGGGCGGGCCAGCGTGAAGAGCTGGCTGTTCCGGATCGCCCACAACGTCTGCATCGACATGAGCCGCAGCTCACAACGGCGGGCGCTCTCGGTCGATCTCGGTCCTGCGTCTCCACCCGACCCGGCGCTGCTCGCCGATGTGCGCCCGGCGGAGACGTGGTTGTCACCGATCCCCGACGCCTCGGTTCTCGACCCGGGTGGCGATCCGGCCGAGGTCGCTGCGCTCCGAGACTCGGTCCGACTGGCCTTCGTGTCGGCGCTGCAACTCCTCCCCGCCCGCCAGCGGGCGGCGCTCGTGTTGTGTGAGGTGTTGCACTGGTCGGCGGCCGAGGTCGCCGAGTTGCTCGAGACCTCGTCGGCGTCGGTGAACAGCGCCCTGCAACGAGCCCGAGCCAGTCTTGCGGTGCGCGACCAGCACCCGAACGGCGCCGATCTCGATCCCGAACTGCTCAGCCGATTCGTCGGTGCCTTCGAGCGCTACGACATGGACGCGCTGGGCGAGCTGTTCCACAACGATGTACTCCAAACGATGCCGCCCTACGCCATGTGGCTCCAGGGTCGAGATGACCTGCTCGCCTGGTTCGTCGGACCGGGCGCGGCGTGCGAGGGCTCGAAGCTGCTCGCCACCCGAGCGAATGGTCGCCAGGCCTTCGCCCAGTACAAGCCGGTCCCCTCGGGTGGCTACGCACCGTGGGCGCTCGTCGTCGTCGAGTCCAGCAACCACCTGATCGGTGAGCTGCACTTCTTCCTCGATACCGACGAGACGTTTCCTCGGTTCGGGTTCCCCGCCCACATCGACTCGTAGGTCGGGGTCGTCGAGTGAGTGAACACGGCACTCCGCGCTCGGATATATATCCTTGCGCATATATACGGGCAAGTGTATGTTGATCGCATGTCCTCCGACCTCCCGGTGCTCGATGTGATCGCCGAACCGACCCGGCGTCGGATCCTCGACGCTGTGCGCGACGGCGAACGATCGGTGTCGGAACTCGTCGAGGTCGTTGGCATGCACCAACCGGGTGTGTCCCGACACCTCAAGGTGTTGCGAGACGCCGGTCTGGTCGAGGTGCGACGTGATGCGCAGCGTCGGCTCTATCGCCTGCGAGTCGAGCCACTCCGAGCGCTCGACGAATGGTTGGAGCCGTATCGAGCCGAGATGGCCGGCCGACTCGACGCGCTCGAACGGCATCTCGAACGAACCGCGCAACCGATCTCAACGAAGGGGAAAGCTCTGTGACCGACGATCTCACGACCCGCTACGACGGTGTGCTCGAACGCACCGCCGACGGGGGCGTCATCCGCTTCGAGCGGCATCTCGCCTACGACGTGGCCGACGTCTGGGATGCCATCACGGCACCCGAGCGGCTGGCCGATTGGTGGCTCCCCTTCGACGCCGACATCACGGTCGACCTCCGGGTGGGTGGCGAGATCGTCTTCACCGGACGGCCCGATGGTGACCCGGTCATGGTCTGCACGATCCTGCGTCTCGAACCAACCACCTTGTTGGAGCACACCCATCCCGCACCCGGCTCGGTCATGCGCTGGGAACTCGAGGCCCACGACACCGGCTGCATCCTGCGCCTCAGTCACACGGTGCCCGACGTGACCGAAGCGATCGACAACTGCTACCTCGTCGGACTGCAGACGTCGCTCGCTCGACTCGAGCCGTGCCTTGCCGGCCAACCCCAACCTTGGGATTGGGATGCCTTCGCCGTCGCTCAGGCCCACTACGCCGGACTCGGTCTTGCCGCAGAGGTGACTCCGTCATGAGCGAGTCGCGGAAACAACTGCTGCGGGTACAAAACTTCATGCTCTCGGCCGACGGGTTCGGCTCCGGCGAGGGCAAGAGTTTCGAGCGGCCCTTCGGCCATGCCGACCCGGCGAAGCTCGCCGCATGGGCCGGCGCAACGGCCAGCTGGCCGAACCGAGCCGATCCGGGCGGCACGCGAGGACTCGATGACTACTTCACACGCGACTTCACCCACAACATCGGGGCCGAGATCATGGGCCGGGGCAAGTTCGGCCCCCAGACCGGTCCATGGGACGACCACGAGTGGTTGGGCTGGTGGGGCGACACGCCGCCGTTCCGCACTTCCGTCTTCGTATTGACTCATCACGTGCGACCCACGTTCTCGCTCGCCGACACCACGTTCCACTTCATCGATGCGTCGCCCGCCGACGCCCTGCAGGTCGCCAAGGCAGCAGCCGACGGCAAAGACGTTCGTCTCGGCGGCGGCGTGGCGATCGTGCGCGAGTTCCTCGACGCCGACCTCATCGACACGATGCACGTCGCCGTCGTCGATGACATGGAACTCGGGCGGGGAAGCAAGCTCTGGGACTCACCCGACGAGCTGCTCGACCGCTTCCATCTCGAGCGGATCCCGAGCCCGAGCGGCGTCACCCACCACATCTTCTGGCACCGCTGAGGCCTAGCAGGCGAGGCGGTCAGTACGTCTCGAACCTCGCGCCGAGCTTGGTCATGTCGTCGGGGTCTGAGGTGAGGATGAACGTGCCGAGGCTCTCGGCCGTCACGGTCAGGTGGGCATCGACGACATCTGAGGTGCCGGTGGAGGCGAGCCGCCGACCGACGCTGACGGAGTCGTCGAGCGAGTGGACGTCGAAATGACGGGTGGCTCGGGCCAGGTTGGCCTGCCGCGCTGGGTGTCGCCACACCTGGGCCAGGACGGGGTGAGTGGTGTGGAGGTCATCGCCACGTTCGGCCGCCCGTTTGATCAGCGCCCACAGTCGGGAGTTGATCTTCTCGCCGTCGATGATCAGTGGGCCGGCATCGATGATCACCGGCTGACGCCCTGGCGGTCGAGCACGTCGTCGGCCCAGTCGAGGTGGGCCTGGTCGATGGGGCCTTCCTCCGCCTCCCAGGACTCGATCAGGTCGAGAAGTGCTCGGCTGCGTCGGCGGCGTTTCACCTCCGCCTGCAGCGCTCGCTTGATGGCGAGCGTCTTCGTGCCGTCGACCTGGACGAGTTCGGCGAGGGCAGACTCCATCTCGTCATCGAAGTTCACGGTCGTCTTCGAAGCCATACCTGTATGGTAGGTGGTATGGGCAGATATGGCAATGGTCGTCGCGCTGCGTGACGCTCGGGTCAGGATTCGACCGGACTTCTAAGATGCGCGTATGACGCTCACCGCCGGCTTGACCAACACCGCCTCCTACACCGTCACCGATGACATGTCGCCTCCGCATCTTCCGATGAAGGTGCTGTCGACGCCGCACATGATCCAACTCATCGAAGGCACCTGCCTGATGCTGGCGCAGAACCATCTCGCCGACGATCAGACCACGGTCGGTACTCACGTGTGCGTATCCCATGCCGCTGCCGCCCATTCCGGCGAAGAGGTCAAGGTCGATTGTGAACTCATCGAGGTCGATCGGCGACGGCTGGAGTTCCGAACGTCGGTCACCAAGGGCGACACCGTGGTCTCGGAGGGCACCCACCAACGGTTCATCGTCGGTCGCTGACCACCGCGCCTCGACGGGCCAATGGTGCCCGGGCCGATCGTTTTCGGATCAGGCGCCCGGGGCGGGAAAGGAGAGGCGAATCGTTCGGTCAGATGTCGGTTCGACGCTGATGTCGACGAAGTCTCGAATGCGGACGCACGCTTCAATTGTCCATGGGGCGCTGCCGACGGCGGCGACTTGCGCTCCGGCGGCGTCAGCCGCCTGCGCTCCGGACGCCGAGTCCTCGAAGACGAGGCATCGACTCGGATGTACGCCGAGTGCGTTGGCGGCGGCGAGGAACGGCTCGGGGTGTGGCTTGCCGCGGGTGACGGACTCGGCGGTGACGGTCACGTCCGGGACCGTGACACCGGCGGCCGCCCATCTGGCGCTGGCGAGGCGCCTGCTGCCAGACGTGACGATCGTCCACGAACCGCGGGGGAGTGAGGCGGTGATCTCGACGGCTCCCGGCAGCGCGCCTGTCCGCGATGCCAGGTCGAGCTCGAGCTGTTCGAGTCGATCGACTGCGGCGGTGAGTCGCTCCGGCTGGAGATGGTTGCGCAACGTGTCGATCGCTCGAACGCCCGCAAGTTCGCCAAGGAGGAGGTCGATCTCGAGGTCGAATTCCTGCGCGAGCTGTCGCCATGCGGCCTCGACGGCAGCGTGCGAGTCGACCAGCACACCGTCGCTGTCGAAGAGGATTGCATCAACGTCGATGATCATCCCAACAACCTAGAGCTGGGGCCGATCCTCGGGTGGCGGCGACCAGCCTCGACGAGGACGTTTGGCCTCACATCATTGTGGGAACGGCGGGTTCCTCGCCCGCTACTCGAGGAGTTCGTATGTCCGACACGACCGCCATCCCGCCCACCACGACCGATGCCGGTATCCCGGTGTCGAGCGACGAGTACTCCCTCACCGTTGGTCCGATGGGCCCGATCGTCTTCCATGACCACTACCTGATGGAGCAGATGGCGGCCTTCAACCGTGAGATGATCCCCGACCGCCAGCCCCACGCCAAGGGGAGCGGCGCCTTCGGTCGTTTCGAGGTCACCGAGGACGTGTCGGCGTACACCAAGGCCGACTTCCTCCAGCCCGGCAAGGTCACGGCCATGGCGGCGCGGTTCTCGACGGTGGCCGGTGAGTCCGGCTCGCCCGACACCTGGCGTGACCCGCGGGGCTTCGCGTTGAAGTTCTACACCGACGAGGGCAACTACGACATGGTCGGCAACAACACGCCGGTGTTCTTCGTGCGCGACCCGATGAAGTTCCAGCACTTCATCCACTCCCAGAAGCGCCGTGCCGACAACGGCCTACGCGATCACGACATGCAGTGGGACTTCTGGACGCTGTCGCCCGAGACAGCGCACCAGGTGGCCTGGTTGATGGGCGACCGGGGTGTCCCGAAGACGTGGCGCCACATGAACGGCTACTCGAGCCACACCTACATGTGGGTCAATGCGGACGGCGAGCGGTTCTGGGTCAAGTACCACTTCAAGACCGATCAGGGCATCGAGTACCTGACGCAGG
This window encodes:
- a CDS encoding maleylpyruvate isomerase N-terminal domain-containing protein, which gives rise to MDASDYPAIADRFGAVVDSVNDWDAPTPVPEWRARDIVDHLTTWLPGLLGSCGVEIPMGTLDDPVGSWRTQDAALRSLLADRGGETITHEFLGTKSIAEIVAQVYLGDVFMHTWDLARSAGVDDGLDPAVCEEMVTGMEQMEDMLRNSGHYGPRFPGDPGPDPVRRLMAFVGRDPNWSNRA
- a CDS encoding metalloregulator ArsR/SmtB family transcription factor, which produces MTAAATLDRVFAALSDPVRRDSVARLADGDETVSALAAPYDISVQAVSKHLKVLESAGLVSRTTGAHRSPVHLEAEVFDLMTAWIERYRQRAEDRYRRLDAVLEQLSEEPS
- a CDS encoding VOC family protein; translated protein: MSVHPYLVFTNTTREAMTRYHEILGGDLQIMGFDELPPGEEMPPFEIPAGTVMHAALMFGDGDLIMASDDPTGDGGAMKGFAVNLTLTDHDEARRIFEALADGGEIQMPLGETFWSPLFGSCQDRFGVSWMVNIEGEQP
- a CDS encoding sigma-70 family RNA polymerase sigma factor, which gives rise to MPNPAVVPDAAEFEAHRRALTGYCYRMLGSGFEAEDAVQETMVRAWQAADRFEGRASVKSWLFRIAHNVCIDMSRSSQRRALSVDLGPASPPDPALLADVRPAETWLSPIPDASVLDPGGDPAEVAALRDSVRLAFVSALQLLPARQRAALVLCEVLHWSAAEVAELLETSSASVNSALQRARASLAVRDQHPNGADLDPELLSRFVGAFERYDMDALGELFHNDVLQTMPPYAMWLQGRDDLLAWFVGPGAACEGSKLLATRANGRQAFAQYKPVPSGGYAPWALVVVESSNHLIGELHFFLDTDETFPRFGFPAHIDS
- a CDS encoding metalloregulator ArsR/SmtB family transcription factor — its product is MSSDLPVLDVIAEPTRRRILDAVRDGERSVSELVEVVGMHQPGVSRHLKVLRDAGLVEVRRDAQRRLYRLRVEPLRALDEWLEPYRAEMAGRLDALERHLERTAQPISTKGKAL
- a CDS encoding SRPBCC family protein; amino-acid sequence: MTDDLTTRYDGVLERTADGGVIRFERHLAYDVADVWDAITAPERLADWWLPFDADITVDLRVGGEIVFTGRPDGDPVMVCTILRLEPTTLLEHTHPAPGSVMRWELEAHDTGCILRLSHTVPDVTEAIDNCYLVGLQTSLARLEPCLAGQPQPWDWDAFAVAQAHYAGLGLAAEVTPS
- a CDS encoding thioesterase family protein; this translates as MTLTAGLTNTASYTVTDDMSPPHLPMKVLSTPHMIQLIEGTCLMLAQNHLADDQTTVGTHVCVSHAAAAHSGEEVKVDCELIEVDRRRLEFRTSVTKGDTVVSEGTHQRFIVGR
- a CDS encoding HAD-IA family hydrolase: MIIDVDAILFDSDGVLVDSHAAVEAAWRQLAQEFDLEIDLLLGELAGVRAIDTLRNHLQPERLTAAVDRLEQLELDLASRTGALPGAVEITASLPRGSWTIVTSGSRRLASARWAAAGVTVPDVTVTAESVTRGKPHPEPFLAAANALGVHPSRCLVFEDSASGAQAADAAGAQVAAVGSAPWTIEACVRIRDFVDISVEPTSDRTIRLSFPAPGA